One region of Gossypium raimondii isolate GPD5lz chromosome 6, ASM2569854v1, whole genome shotgun sequence genomic DNA includes:
- the LOC105771874 gene encoding uncharacterized protein LOC105771874, which produces MGAQSSANSRGTIVKRLQSSRVELFRGIVGMTPTVAEYWLEATERILDDIECTREQKLKGIMSLLHDEAYRARYVEANRLEFIELREGNMSVADYEAEFLRLRRYALGMVVDERDKCTRFKFGLRSDLIIRKHRVKIVHRIRELVSSHSELRGKIEEVMWVRDNKHRVRVLTQLMQNNGSTHSYISCVMAKKLGIRVEEIVSDVIILSPLGQSVYINKIYKRCPLQVQGEVFPTDLMELPFGEFNLILGMDWLNKHRFILDCDTKRVTLRTSSKNEIIMVRERQNYLTNVIFALVAEKLVSNRCDTYLAYIMVTNVDSAALQNIRVVKEFPHVFPEELSSLPPKHEVKFGIELLLRTTPVSIEPYRVAPRELKELKAQLQSCLITVA; this is translated from the exons ATGGGTGCCCAATCGAGTGCTAATAGTCGTGGCACCATTGTTAAGAGGCTCCAATCGAGTAGGGTCGAGCTGTTTAGGGGCATTGTTGGGATGACTCCCACTGTAGCTGAATATTGGCTAGAGGCTACAGAGAGGATTCTTGATGATATAGAATGCACCCGAGAGCAGAAACTTAAAGGAATTATGTCGTTACTGCATGATGAGGCCTACC GTGCAAGGTACGTTGAGGCCAACAGGCTTGAGTTCATTGAGCTAAGGGAGGGTAACATGTCCGTGGCTGATTACGAGGCAGAGTTCTTGAGGCTTAGGCGTTATGCCCTGGGAATGGTGGTAGATGAACGAGATAAGTGCACCCGATTTAAGTTTGGGCTTAGATCTGATTTGATAAT ACGCAAGCACAGGGTCAAAATTGTGCATCGAATCAGAGAGCTGGTCAGCAGTCATAGCGAGCTTAGGGGCAAAATAGAGGAGGTAATGTGGGTTAGAGACAACAAGCATCGAGTCAGGGTGCTGACTCAGTTGATGCAAA aTAATGGCTCTACCCATTCGtatatatcttgtgtgatggcTAAAAAACTGGGTATCCGGGTAGAGGAAATTGTTAGTGATGTGATCATACTTAGTCCATTAGGACAatctgtgtatataaataagatCTATAAGCGATGTCCATTGCAAGTCCAAGGTGAGGTATTTCCTACCGACCTTATGGAACTACCCTTCGGAGAATTTAATCTCATATTGGGAATGGACTGGTTGAATAAGCATCGATTCATCCTAGACTGTGACACTAAGCGAGTTACTTTAAGGACTTCTTCTAAGAATGAGATAATTATGGTTAGGGAGCGTCAAAATTATCTTACTAATGTAATTTTTGCCTTGGTAGCAGAGAAATTGGTCAGTAATAGGTGTGATACCTATCTCGCGTACATCATGGTCACAAATGTAGATAGTGCGGCATTACAGAATATTCGTGTAGTGAAAGAGTTTCCCCACGTCTTTCCAGAGGAGCTATCCAGTTTACCTCCTAAGCATGAGGTCAAGTTTGGAATTGAGCTACTGCTTAGGACAACACCAGTGTCCATTGAACCCTATCGAGTGGCACCTAGGGAGCTCAAGGAGCTTAAGGCACAGTTACAAAGTTGCTTGATCACGGTTGCATAA